From Granulicella sp. WH15, the proteins below share one genomic window:
- a CDS encoding CusA/CzcA family heavy metal efflux RND transporter — MLQSIIAGALRQRLILVVVALVLVGFGLNAAQHLSVDAFPDVANVQIQIATEASGKSPEEVERFVTIPIEIAMTGLPGMTDMRSLNKPGLSLITLVFADGNNLYLERQMVSERLSELRDRMPEGVSPVLGPITNALGEVYQYTLELPNDGNHALTREELIERRTLQDWVVRPLLRSIPGVAEINSTGGYVKEYDARVDPQKLHYYNLTIMDVRNALARNNANAGGGILPQHAEQYLVRSVGLVRDLDDIRNIVLKETGGTPICIRDVAEVLIDAEVRYGAMIKNGNTEAVGGVVLMTSGGNAKEIVGRVKERVAEINAKHMIPGGLEIKPYYDRSQLVDAAIHTVTEVLGEGVIFVVIVLVLFLGDIRSSLIVSATLIVTPLLTFLIMNQIGLSANLMSLGGLAIAIGLMVDGSVVVVENVFTKLSHANHLNHGKTTTAQKLSIVLSAVTDVATPVLFGVTIIILVFLPLMTLEGMEGKMFAPLAYTIAIALGISLILSLTLSPVLSSYLLKGGSEADTFVVRTLRRPYNAMLHWALNHRRSMVLAVLSLFIAALCLFPLLGTAFIPEMQEGTLSPNADRVPNISLDESLKMEMAMQKSMLQVPGVENVVSRVGRGESPADPAGPNEADVLASLTPFDKRPHGMTQDKIAEQMRQSLVSIPGINLVMSQPISDRVDEMVSGVRADVAVMLYGDDLDLLVEKANEIAKVASSISGTQDTRVDRVGGQQYLTIDIDRDQVARYGINAADVNDMIETAIAGKSATEIYEGERRFQAVVRLPQSLRDSVEDIRELLISSPDGPRVPLKDLARVKVVEGPALINRSMGKRRIVVGVNVQGRDLGGFVTELQDKVSKQVAIPPGYFIEWGGQFHNMERALHHLLIIVPITIAAIFFLLFVLFGSLRFAALIITVLPLASIGGVIALFLSGEYLSVPASVGFIALWGIAVLNGVVLVSYIRKLREEGMSQDEAVRTGARLRFRPVMMTATVAAFGLVPFLFATGPGSEIQRPLAIVVIGGLVSSTALTLLLVPAVYAFFEGKGPVTASTATPDDGAVI, encoded by the coding sequence ATGTTGCAGTCCATCATCGCGGGCGCGCTGCGGCAACGCCTCATCCTCGTCGTGGTAGCGCTGGTGCTCGTCGGCTTCGGCCTCAACGCCGCACAACACCTCTCGGTCGATGCCTTTCCCGACGTCGCCAACGTCCAGATCCAGATAGCCACAGAGGCCTCCGGCAAATCCCCCGAAGAGGTCGAACGCTTCGTCACCATTCCGATTGAGATAGCAATGACGGGCCTCCCCGGCATGACGGACATGCGTTCTCTCAACAAGCCGGGACTCTCGCTCATCACGCTCGTCTTCGCCGACGGCAACAATCTCTACCTCGAGCGCCAGATGGTCTCCGAGCGCCTCTCCGAACTGCGCGACCGCATGCCCGAAGGCGTAAGCCCCGTGCTCGGCCCCATCACCAACGCGCTGGGCGAGGTCTATCAGTACACGCTCGAGCTGCCGAACGACGGCAATCACGCACTCACGCGCGAAGAGCTGATCGAGCGCCGCACCCTCCAAGACTGGGTCGTACGCCCCCTGCTGCGCTCCATCCCCGGAGTCGCCGAGATCAACTCCACCGGCGGCTACGTCAAGGAGTACGACGCCCGCGTCGATCCCCAAAAGCTGCACTACTACAACCTGACGATCATGGACGTACGCAACGCGTTGGCGCGCAACAACGCCAACGCAGGCGGAGGCATCCTGCCCCAACACGCGGAGCAATATCTCGTCCGCTCCGTGGGCCTCGTTCGCGATCTAGACGACATTCGCAACATCGTCCTGAAAGAAACCGGCGGCACTCCCATCTGCATCCGCGATGTGGCTGAGGTTCTCATCGACGCCGAAGTCCGCTACGGAGCCATGATCAAGAACGGCAACACCGAAGCCGTAGGCGGCGTCGTCCTGATGACCAGCGGAGGCAACGCCAAAGAGATCGTCGGCCGCGTCAAAGAGCGCGTCGCCGAGATCAACGCTAAGCACATGATCCCCGGCGGCCTTGAGATCAAGCCTTACTACGACCGCTCACAGCTCGTCGACGCCGCCATCCACACCGTAACCGAGGTGCTCGGCGAAGGCGTCATCTTCGTCGTCATCGTCCTGGTGCTCTTTCTCGGAGATATCCGCTCGAGCCTCATCGTCAGCGCAACCCTGATCGTCACACCGCTGCTGACCTTCCTCATCATGAACCAGATCGGCCTCTCCGCAAACCTGATGTCTCTGGGCGGCCTGGCCATCGCCATCGGCCTGATGGTCGATGGATCCGTCGTAGTAGTAGAAAACGTCTTCACAAAATTAAGCCACGCCAACCATCTCAATCACGGCAAAACCACCACAGCCCAAAAGCTCTCCATCGTCCTCTCAGCAGTTACAGATGTAGCCACGCCCGTCCTCTTCGGCGTCACCATCATCATCCTCGTCTTCCTCCCGCTCATGACGCTCGAAGGCATGGAGGGCAAGATGTTCGCACCCCTCGCCTATACCATCGCCATCGCGCTTGGCATCTCGCTCATCCTCTCGCTCACGCTCTCGCCCGTACTGTCGTCTTACCTGCTCAAGGGCGGCTCCGAAGCTGACACCTTCGTCGTCCGCACCCTGCGCAGGCCCTACAACGCCATGCTGCACTGGGCGCTCAATCATCGCCGGAGCATGGTGCTCGCCGTGCTCTCCCTCTTCATCGCCGCTCTCTGCCTCTTCCCACTCCTCGGCACGGCCTTCATCCCCGAGATGCAGGAGGGCACCCTCTCCCCCAACGCCGACCGCGTCCCCAACATCTCCCTCGACGAGTCCCTGAAGATGGAGATGGCCATGCAGAAGAGCATGTTGCAGGTACCCGGCGTAGAGAACGTCGTCTCCCGCGTAGGCCGCGGCGAATCCCCCGCCGACCCTGCCGGTCCCAACGAAGCCGATGTGCTCGCATCTCTAACACCGTTCGACAAACGCCCCCACGGCATGACGCAGGACAAGATCGCCGAGCAGATGCGCCAGAGCCTCGTCTCCATCCCCGGCATCAACCTCGTCATGTCGCAGCCCATCAGCGACCGCGTCGACGAGATGGTCTCCGGCGTTCGTGCCGATGTGGCCGTCATGCTCTACGGCGACGACCTCGATCTATTAGTCGAGAAGGCCAATGAAATCGCCAAGGTAGCAAGCAGCATTTCGGGCACACAAGACACCCGCGTCGACCGCGTCGGTGGCCAGCAGTACCTGACCATCGACATCGATCGCGATCAGGTCGCACGCTACGGCATCAACGCCGCCGACGTCAACGACATGATCGAGACAGCCATCGCGGGCAAATCCGCCACGGAGATCTACGAGGGCGAACGCCGCTTCCAGGCAGTCGTGCGTCTCCCGCAATCGCTGCGGGACAGCGTCGAAGACATCCGTGAGCTACTCATCAGCTCTCCCGATGGCCCTCGCGTTCCGCTGAAGGACCTGGCCCGCGTAAAAGTTGTAGAAGGCCCAGCCCTCATCAATCGCAGCATGGGCAAGCGCCGCATCGTAGTCGGCGTCAACGTGCAGGGCCGCGACCTCGGCGGCTTCGTCACTGAGCTGCAAGATAAGGTCAGCAAGCAAGTCGCTATCCCGCCCGGCTACTTCATCGAGTGGGGCGGCCAGTTCCACAACATGGAGCGCGCGCTCCACCATCTGCTCATCATCGTGCCCATCACCATCGCCGCCATCTTCTTCCTGCTCTTCGTCCTCTTCGGCTCCCTGCGCTTCGCCGCCCTCATCATCACGGTGCTGCCGCTTGCCTCCATCGGCGGCGTCATCGCGCTCTTCCTCTCGGGCGAGTACCTCTCCGTGCCCGCCTCCGTAGGCTTCATCGCACTCTGGGGCATCGCTGTGCTGAACGGCGTCGTGCTGGTCTCCTACATCCGCAAGCTGCGCGAGGAGGGCATGTCGCAGGATGAGGCCGTCCGTACAGGAGCGCGTCTCCGCTTCCGGCCCGTGATGATGACCGCAACCGTCGCGGCCTTCGGGCTAGTGCCGTTTCTCTTTGCAACCGGCCCCGGCTCGGAGATCCAGCGTCCACTCGCAATCGTCGTGATCGGCGGCCTGGTCAGCTCAACAGCACTCACGCTCTTACTCGTTCCAGCCGTCTACGCCTTCTTCGAGGGCAAAGGCCCTGTAACCGCAAGCACCGCGACACCCGACGATGGAGCTGTCATCTAA
- a CDS encoding efflux RND transporter periplasmic adaptor subunit: MMISQMISLPARIAKHLFPCTFCILLLLLPATGCKKQAIAASTAISSDPYEIEVTPALASNLKLGKPEMHDVKGLLKVSAHVETDASRISRVGSPVAGRILNLLVFEGQSVRSGTVLATLHSTDLSAAQLALIKAVSQQSLAEAATRRAEQLVASDVIGRAELERRQAELLQASTEAASDRTQLRGLGMSNAQIQRLVSTRELSADYSILSPKAGEVLERKITIGQVVQPADPAFTIADLSTVWIVANVPEEDAGQLRRGLEVTVQIPALPAEKITGRLSYVAPIVDPATRTVQVRIDVTNPHGLYKPDQLASMTFTGHTEQKLTVPQTAVVREDNKEYVFVQLMPNKFKLHEVSLGTETDDRRVLEGGLRADESIVLDGAFHLNNQRKQNAIKGGN, encoded by the coding sequence ATGATGATTTCCCAAATGATCTCGTTACCTGCCCGTATCGCAAAGCATCTTTTCCCTTGCACCTTCTGCATCCTGCTGCTGCTTCTTCCCGCCACAGGCTGCAAAAAGCAAGCCATCGCAGCATCCACAGCTATCTCAAGTGATCCCTACGAGATCGAAGTAACCCCAGCCCTGGCCTCCAACCTCAAACTGGGCAAGCCCGAGATGCACGACGTAAAAGGATTGCTGAAGGTCTCCGCCCACGTCGAGACCGATGCCAGCCGCATCTCACGCGTAGGCTCCCCCGTAGCCGGACGGATCCTCAACCTCCTGGTCTTCGAAGGCCAGAGCGTTCGCTCCGGCACAGTACTCGCGACCCTGCACAGCACCGATCTTTCAGCAGCTCAACTCGCACTTATCAAAGCAGTCTCGCAACAGAGCCTCGCCGAAGCAGCCACCCGTCGAGCCGAACAGCTCGTCGCCTCCGATGTCATCGGCCGCGCCGAGCTGGAGCGCCGCCAGGCCGAGCTGCTCCAGGCAAGCACCGAGGCCGCATCCGACCGCACCCAGCTCCGCGGACTCGGCATGAGCAACGCCCAGATCCAGCGACTGGTCAGCACACGCGAGCTAAGCGCGGACTACTCTATCCTCTCCCCCAAAGCAGGCGAGGTACTCGAGCGCAAGATCACCATCGGGCAGGTAGTGCAGCCAGCCGACCCAGCCTTCACCATCGCCGATCTCTCCACCGTATGGATCGTAGCCAACGTCCCCGAAGAGGACGCAGGCCAACTCCGCCGCGGCCTCGAGGTCACGGTCCAGATCCCCGCACTACCAGCGGAAAAGATCACCGGCAGGCTCTCTTATGTAGCGCCCATCGTCGATCCCGCGACCCGCACCGTCCAGGTGCGCATCGACGTCACCAACCCACACGGCCTCTACAAACCCGACCAGCTAGCCAGCATGACCTTTACCGGCCACACCGAGCAGAAGCTCACCGTTCCGCAGACAGCAGTCGTACGCGAAGACAACAAGGAGTACGTCTTCGTGCAGCTTATGCCCAATAAATTCAAGCTTCACGAGGTCTCACTCGGAACCGAAACCGACGACCGAAGAGTGCTCGAAGGCGGCCTCCGCGCCGATGAATCCATCGTGCTCGACGGAGCCTTCCACCTGAACAATCAACGCAAGCAGAACGCGATCAAGGGAGGCAACTAA
- a CDS encoding TolC family protein produces the protein MKLFTLTTLALLLPCAVPAQTSTPPPPPQVLTLEDAIAMAEHNSPRLHSAAAITARADAATLTARAYTNPSVEVYAGHQYARPIATPGVPGLLQHYAAYQPIEIPSERRARLHAAQLAAISSRQGEAGVARSVAAEVERTFYDVLRRREEIEQARENLQLVEDLRHRVEVEVTVGEKGRLELTRAEAEQARAGFALRSTQLELSNAIALLRVAIAAPADSNLDPRGSLEDRLHLPPLTELRELVLNTHPAIAKSQADIQTAEAALEHERKLRIPRPTIFAEFENQPDLRYWRTGVTVPLPLWDRRRGQISESKATILQTQAELEAHRLELISAVERAFEQYQLADQQVTSLQSGELHAAESAVDAAKAAYRFGERGIVEVLDAQRVLQSVRGDLLDAQYARQSALIDLEELGAVAPGRRP, from the coding sequence GTGAAGCTTTTTACACTTACGACGTTAGCCTTACTGCTGCCATGCGCTGTCCCGGCACAGACGAGCACCCCACCGCCCCCTCCACAGGTCCTCACGCTCGAAGACGCCATCGCCATGGCCGAGCACAACAGCCCGCGCCTGCACAGCGCAGCCGCCATCACCGCGCGTGCGGACGCGGCCACCCTCACCGCCCGCGCCTACACCAACCCCTCAGTAGAGGTCTACGCCGGGCACCAGTACGCGCGTCCCATCGCCACGCCCGGAGTCCCCGGACTGCTGCAACACTATGCGGCCTACCAGCCCATCGAGATCCCATCCGAGCGCCGCGCCCGCCTGCACGCCGCGCAGTTGGCCGCCATCAGCAGCCGTCAGGGCGAAGCCGGAGTAGCACGCTCCGTCGCCGCCGAGGTCGAGCGCACCTTCTACGACGTCCTCCGGCGCCGCGAAGAAATAGAGCAAGCCCGCGAAAACCTCCAACTGGTCGAAGACCTCAGGCATCGCGTCGAGGTCGAAGTAACCGTAGGCGAAAAGGGCCGTCTCGAGCTGACACGAGCCGAGGCCGAACAGGCACGCGCGGGCTTTGCCCTTCGCAGCACGCAGCTCGAGCTATCGAACGCCATCGCCCTGCTGCGCGTAGCCATAGCCGCACCAGCGGATTCGAACCTCGATCCACGCGGCTCCCTTGAAGATCGCCTTCACCTTCCACCGCTAACCGAACTACGCGAGCTGGTACTGAACACTCACCCCGCTATCGCCAAATCGCAGGCCGACATACAGACCGCCGAAGCCGCCCTCGAGCATGAACGCAAACTGCGCATCCCTCGGCCAACGATCTTTGCCGAGTTTGAGAATCAGCCCGATCTCCGCTACTGGCGCACCGGCGTCACAGTTCCCCTGCCTCTTTGGGATCGCCGTCGCGGCCAGATCTCCGAGTCGAAGGCAACCATCTTGCAGACCCAGGCCGAGCTTGAAGCACACCGTCTCGAGCTGATCTCCGCAGTGGAACGCGCCTTTGAGCAGTACCAGCTAGCCGACCAGCAGGTAACCTCGCTCCAGTCAGGAGAGCTACACGCCGCAGAGAGTGCCGTCGATGCGGCCAAGGCGGCCTATCGCTTCGGCGAGCGCGGCATCGTTGAGGTCCTGGATGCACAGCGTGTTCTACAAAGTGTTCGCGGTGACCTCCTCGATGCGCAGTATGCGCGTCAATCAGCATTGATCGACCTTGAAGAACTCGGCGCAGTTGCGCCTGGAAGAAGGCCATGA
- a CDS encoding ATP-binding protein, whose translation MPLHRTRRISPRLQASFIAVLVVALAVFTWITPPHALVLHNVLHHLNILPFMLAGLLFGWRGALKTLLFATVLLTPSIHRHWYREPLDAQDEIVELSTFGAAGLIAGVLADRERLQRRRVEETKQELEQVHTELQRNIDQMKKTERLTAAGELAASLAHEIRNPLASISGAAGILARRQAPEQSREECLEILTRESQRLNKLLSNFLDFARPRVPRFQWTEPVSVIQSVAALARHADILKEVELELEMPSRLREIEMDAEQIKQVLLNLILNAVQATEGSGSILIRSFITLDRLCVEVRDEGGGIPEENIHRIFDPFFTTKDNGTGLGLAVVANIVAQHGGTLTCSGNGGGSRGTTFRMELPFDHAKLRRISLDEKEVNL comes from the coding sequence ATGCCATTGCACCGGACTCGCCGAATCTCGCCGCGTCTCCAGGCATCGTTTATCGCGGTGCTGGTGGTGGCGCTCGCCGTCTTTACGTGGATTACGCCGCCGCACGCGCTGGTGTTGCACAACGTGCTGCATCACCTGAATATTCTGCCCTTCATGCTGGCGGGGCTGCTCTTTGGCTGGCGTGGGGCGCTCAAGACGCTGCTCTTTGCCACGGTATTGCTGACGCCTTCGATTCATAGGCACTGGTATAGGGAGCCGCTGGATGCGCAGGATGAGATCGTCGAGCTGAGTACCTTTGGTGCGGCGGGGTTGATTGCGGGTGTGCTGGCGGATCGTGAGCGGCTGCAACGGCGCAGGGTGGAGGAGACGAAACAGGAGCTGGAGCAGGTGCACACGGAGCTGCAACGGAATATCGACCAGATGAAGAAGACCGAGCGACTGACTGCGGCGGGTGAGCTGGCGGCCAGCCTGGCGCATGAGATTCGCAATCCGCTGGCGAGCATCAGTGGTGCGGCGGGTATTCTGGCGCGCAGGCAGGCGCCGGAGCAGAGCCGTGAAGAGTGCCTGGAGATTCTTACGCGTGAGTCGCAGCGGCTGAATAAGCTGCTGTCGAACTTTCTCGACTTTGCTCGCCCGCGGGTGCCGCGCTTTCAGTGGACGGAGCCGGTTTCGGTGATCCAGTCCGTGGCTGCGCTGGCAAGACACGCCGATATCTTGAAAGAGGTGGAGCTTGAGTTGGAGATGCCGTCTCGGTTGCGCGAGATCGAGATGGATGCGGAACAGATCAAACAGGTACTGCTGAATTTAATCCTGAATGCCGTGCAGGCAACTGAGGGAAGCGGCTCTATCTTGATTCGCAGCTTCATTACTTTAGACAGGTTGTGTGTTGAGGTAAGGGACGAGGGCGGCGGGATTCCGGAAGAGAATATCCATCGCATCTTCGATCCGTTTTTTACTACCAAGGACAATGGCACAGGGCTCGGACTGGCTGTTGTGGCGAACATCGTGGCGCAGCACGGGGGCACGCTTACGTGCAGTGGGAATGGAGGGGGCAGCCGCGGTACGACCTTCCGTATGGAGTTGCCCTTCGATCATGCGAAGCTGAGACGGATCTCTCTCGATGAGAAGGAGGTGAACCTGTGA
- a CDS encoding sigma-54 dependent transcriptional regulator: protein MSKSRILVVDDDSSLRRVMKMQLEEAGYEVSLAADGEQGYAMLRELQPALVITDLRMPVSGLTLLGRIASEEIQTTVIVITAFGTVETAVEAMKMGAYDYVTKPLDFDALVLMVHRAMERQKLLEEVRSLRSELDRRYGFEAIVGRAKNFLRVLNQAARVSPHDTTVLVLGETGTGKELIARAIHHNSRRRNRAFVAISCGAIPKDLVESELFGYARGAFTGALANKPGLIEAADGGTLFLDEVGELPLDAQVKLLRVLQQGELQKIGATAPVPVDVRVVAATHRNLAAMVEDGTFREDLYYRLAVVPLQIPPLRERRGDIPELIQALFKRAKERHGLLDARLSSAVMQRLSAYRWPGNVRQLENVLERVLVLAGSDLITEEDLPEELQRTKAGAGSLWLDLPEEGLSLESIERELIGRALERFAGNQTRAAQYLDISRRTLIYRMEKHGLTTEATTPEDGSKSAGEPVG from the coding sequence GTGAGTAAGAGCCGCATCCTCGTAGTCGATGACGACAGCAGCCTGAGGCGCGTGATGAAGATGCAGCTTGAGGAGGCTGGTTATGAGGTCTCGCTGGCTGCCGATGGCGAGCAGGGCTATGCGATGCTGCGGGAGCTGCAGCCTGCGCTGGTGATTACAGACCTGCGGATGCCGGTGAGTGGGTTGACACTGCTGGGACGGATCGCGAGTGAGGAGATTCAGACTACGGTTATCGTCATTACGGCGTTTGGCACGGTGGAGACGGCGGTTGAGGCGATGAAGATGGGCGCTTATGACTACGTCACCAAGCCTCTGGACTTCGACGCGCTGGTGCTGATGGTGCATCGTGCGATGGAGCGCCAGAAGCTGCTGGAAGAGGTTCGCTCGCTGCGCTCGGAGCTGGATCGGCGCTATGGGTTCGAGGCGATTGTGGGCAGGGCTAAGAATTTTCTGCGCGTGCTCAATCAGGCGGCGCGGGTCTCGCCGCACGATACGACGGTGCTGGTGCTGGGGGAGACCGGAACGGGCAAAGAGCTGATTGCGCGGGCGATTCATCACAACAGCCGACGACGGAATAGGGCCTTCGTTGCGATTAGCTGTGGAGCGATTCCGAAGGATCTGGTTGAGTCGGAGTTATTTGGTTATGCGCGCGGCGCGTTTACGGGAGCGTTGGCGAATAAGCCGGGGCTGATAGAGGCTGCGGATGGGGGGACGCTCTTTCTCGATGAGGTGGGGGAACTGCCGCTGGATGCCCAGGTGAAGTTGCTGCGCGTTTTGCAGCAAGGCGAGTTGCAGAAGATCGGGGCTACGGCTCCTGTGCCGGTCGATGTGCGTGTGGTTGCGGCGACACATCGTAACCTGGCGGCGATGGTGGAGGATGGAACCTTTCGCGAAGATCTCTACTACCGCCTTGCCGTGGTGCCCTTGCAGATTCCGCCGCTGCGGGAGAGGCGGGGCGATATCCCGGAGTTGATTCAGGCGCTATTCAAGCGGGCTAAGGAGAGGCATGGGTTACTCGATGCGCGACTTTCCTCGGCGGTGATGCAACGGCTCTCTGCGTACCGTTGGCCGGGTAATGTTCGGCAGTTGGAGAACGTGCTCGAACGTGTGCTGGTGCTTGCCGGGAGCGATCTGATTACGGAAGAAGATCTGCCGGAGGAGTTGCAACGGACAAAGGCTGGGGCTGGCTCGCTTTGGCTCGATCTGCCGGAGGAGGGGCTTAGTCTTGAGAGCATTGAGAGGGAGCTGATCGGCCGTGCGCTGGAGCGTTTTGCCGGGAACCAGACCCGCGCGGCGCAGTATCTCGACATCAGCCGACGTACGCTGATCTATCGCATGGAGAAGCATGGACTCACGACAGAGGCAACAACGCCGGAAGATGGTTCGAAGTCGGCTGGTGAGCCTGTGGGCTAA
- a CDS encoding aldo/keto reductase, with the protein MLRRDFLRRSARTLGSAWLTRTAVARAALLDPEPLSKKFSAQDEVTLGHTGIRTNRLAMGTGTVGFGGRSNQTKLGTSPLTRLLLDGYHDNGLRFFDSADSYGSHPYVAAALKQLPRDKVTVLTKTDTRNAAGVRADLDRFRKELGVDYIDVVLIHCVMEGDWTTRYRGVMDVLSEAKQRGVIRAHGVSCHSLPALQAAAASPWVDIDLVRLNPIGSHMDADPDTVIRVIKQMRAQGKGIVGMKILGQGDLRERPAEAIRYALGTGVLDAFTIGAESQAEQNNLIQRIAAA; encoded by the coding sequence ATGCTGAGGAGAGACTTCCTTCGCCGATCTGCCCGCACCCTGGGCTCCGCCTGGCTCACGAGAACCGCCGTTGCTCGCGCCGCGCTCCTCGACCCCGAACCCTTGTCCAAAAAGTTTTCCGCGCAGGATGAAGTAACTCTTGGGCACACCGGCATCCGCACCAACCGCCTTGCAATGGGCACCGGCACAGTTGGTTTCGGCGGCCGCTCCAATCAGACAAAGCTTGGCACCTCACCGCTAACGCGCCTGCTTCTCGACGGTTATCACGATAACGGTCTGCGCTTCTTCGACTCGGCGGATTCGTATGGCAGCCATCCTTACGTCGCCGCCGCGCTCAAGCAGCTCCCCCGAGACAAGGTCACCGTCCTCACCAAGACAGATACTCGCAATGCAGCAGGAGTTCGCGCCGACCTCGACCGCTTCCGCAAGGAACTAGGCGTCGACTACATCGACGTCGTCCTCATCCACTGCGTCATGGAGGGCGATTGGACGACTCGCTACCGCGGCGTCATGGACGTACTCTCCGAAGCCAAGCAGAGGGGCGTCATTCGCGCTCACGGCGTCTCCTGCCACAGCCTGCCCGCGCTGCAAGCGGCTGCGGCATCTCCCTGGGTCGATATCGACCTTGTCCGCCTCAACCCCATCGGCTCCCACATGGATGCCGATCCGGACACGGTCATTCGCGTCATCAAGCAGATGCGCGCCCAGGGCAAAGGCATCGTCGGCATGAAGATCCTCGGACAGGGAGATCTCCGCGAGCGCCCAGCCGAAGCCATCCGATACGCCCTCGGCACGGGTGTCCTCGACGCCTTCACGATCGGCGCGGAGTCGCAGGCAGAGCAGAACAACCTCATCCAACGCATAGCCGCAGCCTAG
- a CDS encoding GTP-binding protein, whose translation MSRMKGVLSLKGDENRFVFQGVHMLFDERLERPWKNAERRNQLVFIGHDLDRNQLNEGSDHVWLGTISFVIWRLEEVLPSQCGIVRAKD comes from the coding sequence ATCTCTCGCATGAAGGGTGTTCTGAGCTTGAAGGGAGATGAGAACCGGTTTGTCTTTCAAGGGGTGCATATGCTTTTCGATGAACGATTGGAGCGTCCCTGGAAGAATGCGGAGCGGCGCAACCAGCTTGTCTTTATAGGCCACGACCTGGATCGCAACCAGCTCAACGAGGGTTCAGATCATGTTTGGCTTGGGACCATCAGTTTCGTCATCTGGCGACTGGAGGAAGTGCTTCCATCACAGTGTGGGATTGTGCGGGCAAAGGACTAG
- a CDS encoding beta-galactosidase: MFGGVARGQTRDARPHLERRGSATQLIVEGKPFLVLGGELHNSSSSSIEYMKPVWPRLADMHMNTVLLPVAWETIEPEEGRFDFKSMDGLLEGARANHLKLVLLWFGAWKNTYSSYAPAWVKSNTERFPRVQTSDGRGTERLSPFSTTVRDADARAFAGLMRHLRDVDGGTHTVLMVQVENEVGVIPESRDHSSAANAAFAAAVPTALTSFLQAHRTTLNPEFRAAWEAAGSRSTGTWQEVFGKASLTDDLFMAWHYATYIEHVAAAGKAEYPLPMFANAALIRPNYEPGQYNSGGPLPHSMDVWRAGAPSVDFISPDIYFNEFAQWAGRYTRADNPLFIPETQGVSGARRMRSMRLGIWRRLGSLRLVLTIRAMLRLIL, translated from the coding sequence ATGTTTGGGGGAGTCGCTCGCGGGCAGACGCGGGATGCACGGCCGCATCTCGAACGGCGCGGGAGTGCGACGCAGCTTATCGTTGAGGGCAAGCCATTTCTGGTACTTGGAGGAGAGCTGCATAACTCCAGCTCCTCCAGCATCGAGTACATGAAGCCCGTCTGGCCGCGGCTTGCGGACATGCATATGAACACGGTGTTGTTGCCTGTCGCGTGGGAGACGATTGAGCCGGAGGAGGGAAGGTTCGATTTCAAGAGTATGGATGGGCTGCTTGAAGGTGCTCGCGCGAATCACCTCAAGCTGGTATTGCTGTGGTTTGGAGCGTGGAAGAACACCTACTCCAGCTATGCTCCGGCGTGGGTCAAGAGCAACACGGAGCGGTTTCCGCGCGTCCAGACCAGCGATGGGCGTGGCACTGAGAGGCTGTCGCCCTTTAGTACGACGGTTCGCGATGCGGATGCGCGTGCCTTTGCGGGGCTGATGCGGCATCTGCGTGATGTGGATGGTGGTACGCATACCGTTCTGATGGTGCAGGTGGAAAATGAGGTGGGAGTGATTCCGGAGTCGCGGGATCACTCTTCAGCCGCGAATGCTGCTTTTGCGGCAGCGGTGCCGACGGCTCTGACGAGTTTTCTGCAGGCACATAGGACGACGCTGAACCCCGAGTTTCGTGCGGCGTGGGAAGCGGCGGGTAGCAGGAGTACGGGGACGTGGCAGGAGGTCTTCGGCAAGGCCAGCCTGACGGATGATCTCTTCATGGCTTGGCACTATGCTACCTACATTGAGCATGTAGCGGCGGCGGGGAAGGCAGAGTATCCCTTGCCGATGTTTGCGAACGCCGCGTTGATTCGGCCTAACTACGAGCCGGGGCAGTACAACAGCGGTGGACCGCTTCCGCATTCGATGGATGTATGGCGCGCGGGTGCGCCGTCGGTGGACTTTATATCGCCTGACATTTATTTCAACGAGTTTGCGCAGTGGGCAGGCCGGTATACGCGTGCGGATAACCCGCTCTTTATTCCCGAGACGCAAGGGGTATCGGGGGCGCGGCGAATGCGCTCTATGCGTTTGGGCATTTGGCGGCGATTGGGTTCTCTCCGTTTGGTATTGACGATCAGGGCAATGCTCCGCTTGATCTTGTAG